A stretch of DNA from Nocardioides sp. Arc9.136:
GGACTGGCCAAGGGGGCCCGCTTCGACGACCTGGTCCGCGCCGTGCGTGACCGCCTGCGCGGCGTGGTGCTGCTCGGGCGGGACCGCGCGGTCATCGCCGAGGCGCTCGCGCGACACGCGCCGGATGTGCCCGTGATCGACGTCGGTGCCGGTGAGACTGGTCCCGAACAGGCACCCATGGAGCGCGTCGTGGAGGCGGCGGCCGTGTTGGCCCGACCCGGCGACACGGTCCTCCTGGCTCCGGGATGCGCCTCCATGGACCTGTTCGCCAGCTACGCCGACCGCGGGGAGCAGTTCGCGGCCGCCGTACGCGCCAGGACGAGCTGACCGGACCACCGAGCACCTCACGGGAGGGGGACGCGTGACGACCACCGCGAACCCGCCGGGCACGACCCGGGCCCCGGCCCCCGGCAGCACCGAGGAGAACGACGTCGGGCCGTCGTCGAGGTTCGCCTGGTTCGCGGCGGCCCGCGACGCGATGGACCGCCCGCTGACGGCCTACTACCTGCTGCTCGGCGCCTCGGGGCTGCTGCTGACCATCGGCCTGATCATGGTGCTCAGCGCCTCGAGCGTGTACTCCTTCCGGGTCTTCGACAACTCCTACGCGATCGTCACCCGTCAGCTGATCTGGGTGGCGCTGGGCCTGCCGGCCGCGTGGGTGGCGAGCCGGCTCAGCACGCGGTGGCTCAAGCGGCTGGCGTTCCCGGCGTACCTCGTCGCGCTCGTGCTCCTGCTGATGACCGCCTTCCTCGGTGTGACCGTCAACGGCAACCAGAACTGGCTCGCCCTGGGCCCGGTGCAGATCCAGCCCTCGGAGATCGCCAAGCTCGCCCTGGTCCTGTGGGCGGCGAGCACCTACGCCAACAAGGAGCGCCGGCTCGACAACCTGCACCAGGTGATGGTGCCGGTCGTCCCCGGCCTGCTCCTCGCGACCCTGCTCGTCGTCGTCGGCCACGACCTCGGCACCGCGCTGGTCTTCATGGCGATCCTGCTCGGCCTGCTGTGGGTCGTCGGCGCACCGGCCCGGTTCTTCGCCTTCAGCCTGTCGATCCTCAGCGTGGTGGCGATCTTCGTCGCCTCGACCAGCTCCGAGCGGCTGGGTCGGATCACGAACTTCGTCGACCCCTTCCAGGACTACCACGACAAGGGTTGGCAGCCGGCCCACGGCCTCTACGCCCTCTCCACCGGCGGGTTCTTCGGGCAGGGCATCGGCGCGAGCCAGCAGAAGTGGGGCGACCTGCCCGAGGCCCACACCGACTTCATCTTCGCCGTGCTCGGTGAGGAGCTCGGCCTGGTCGGCACGCTCCTGGTGATCGGGTTGTTCCTCACCATCGCCTACGCCGCGGTGCGCGTCGCCCGCGACACCGCCGACCCGTTCGTGCGCTACTGCACCTTCGGCATCGTGGTGTGGCTGATGGGCCAGATGATCATCAACGTCGGCATGGTGCTGGCCCTGCTCCCCGTCATCGGCATCCCGCTCCCGCTGGTCTCCTACGGCGGCTCGGCCCTGCTCCCGTCCCTGGTCGCGCTCGGCCTGCTCATCGGCTTCGCCCGGCGCGAGCCGGAGGCGGCGCGCGCACTGGCCCACCGCAAGCGCGACCGCGGCCGCTCGCTCGTAGGCTGACCCGCGATGCGCGTCCTGCTCGCCGGCGGTGGAACCGCCGGCCACACCTCGCCCCTGCTCGCCACCGCCGACGCCCTGAAGCGGCTGCGGCCCGACATCGAGATCACCTGCCTCGGCACGCCCCGCGGCCTGGAGAACCGGGTCGTGCCGGAGGCGGGCTACCCCCTCGAGCTCGTCCCGCCGGTCCCGCTGCCGCGCAAGCCCGGCGCCGACCTGCTCAAGGTGCCGGTCCGCCTGCGCGACGCCGTGCGAGCGACCAACGACGTGCTCGACCGGGTCCGGCCCGACGTGGTCGTCGGGTACGGCGGGTACGTGTCGGTGCCGGCGTACCTCGCCGCCCGCCGCCGCGGCCTGCCGGTCGTCGTCCACGAGCAGAACGCCCTGCCCGGCCTCGGCAACAAGGTCGGCGCCCGGGTGGCCCGGCGGGTCGCGGTGTCCTTCCCGGACACCCCGCTGCCGAGGGCGGAGTACGTCGGCCTGCCGATCCGTCGGATGATCTCCATGCTCGACCGGCCCGCCCTGCGGGCCGAGGCGCGCGCGTTCTTCGGGCTCGACCCGGACCGCCCGACCCTCGTCGTCACGGGCGGCTCCCAGGGCGCCCGCCGGCTCAACCAGTCGGTCTCCGGTGCGGCGGCCGCGCTCGGCGCGGCCGGCGTCCAGGTGCTGCACGTCGTCGGTCCGAAGGGCGAGGCCGCCCCGGTCGCGACCGGCACGCCGTACGTCGTGGTGGACTTCGTCGACCGGATGGACCTCGCCCTGGCCGCGGCCGACCTGATGGTCTGCCGCGCGGGCGCCAACAGCGTCACCGAGGCCGCCGCCTCCGGGGTGCCGACCGTGTTCGTGCCGTTGCCGATCGGCAACGGCGAGCAGGAGCACAACGCCCGGCCGGTCGTCGACGCCGGGGGAGCGCTGCTGGTCTCCGACGCCGCGTTCACCACCGAGTGGGTCGCCGCCACCGTGCCCGGCCTGGCCACCGACCCCGAGCGGCTCGCCGCCATGGGTGCCGCGGCCAGCGGGCTCGTCCCGCGCGACGCCGACGAGAAGCTCGCCCGCATCGTCCTCGAGGTCGGGGGCGCCGCGTGAGGGTGCCCGTCCCGGACGTCGTGGTGCCGGCCGAGGAGCTCGGCGGCGTCCACTTCGTCGGCATCGGCGGTGCCGGCCTCTCGGCCATCGCCCGGATCATGCTGGCCCGCGGGATCGCGGTCAGCGGCAGCGACGGCGTCGACTCGCCGACGCTCGACTCGCTGCGTGCCGCCGGTGCGACCGTGCACGTCGGCCACGCGGCGACGCAGGTGGGCGACGCCGACACGCTCGTGGTCTCCACGGCCGTGCGCGAGGACAACCCCGAGTACCTCGAGGCGGTCCGCCGCGGCCTGCGCGTCCTGCCGCGCTCGACCGCATTGGCCTCGGTCATGGCCGGCCGCCGCGTCGTCGCGGTCGCCGGGACCCACGGCAAGACCACCACCACCTCGCTGCTCACCGTCGCCCTCCAGGTCGCCGGCGCGGACCCGACCTACGCCGTGGGCGGGGAGCTCGCCGCGACCGGGACCAACGCCGCCGAGGGCACGAGCGACCTCTTCGTCGCCGAGGCGGACGAGAGCGACGGGGCGTTCCTGCACTACAGCCCGTACGCAGCGATCGTGACCAACGTCGACGCCGACCACCTCGACCAGTGGGGGACGCCGGAGGCCTACGCCGAGGCGTTCGACCGGTTCGCCGACACGGTCTCCCCCGAGGGGTTCCTGGTCTGCGTGGTCGACGACCCCGGCGCCGCCGCGCTGGCCGAGCGGCAGCGCGCCGCGGGGCGCCGGGTGGTCACGGTCTCCACCCGCCCCGACGCGGGTGCGGACGTCGGCCCGGACGCGCTCGCCGGGGTGACCCTGTGGTCGCCCGGCGACCACTACCTCGCCGACGCGCTCGCCGCGCTGGCGACCGGGCTGGCCCTCGGGCACGACCGCGACGCGCTGGCGCGCGGCCTGGCGTCGTACACCGGGACGAAGCGGCGCATGGAGCGCAAGGGCGAGGTCGGCGGGGTGCGCGTCTACGACAGCTATGCCCACCACCCGGCCGAGATCGTCGGGGACCTGCAGTCCGGCCGGGCGCTGGCGGGGGAGGGGCGGCTCGTCGTCGCCTTCCAGCCGCACCTGGTCTCCCGCACCCGGATCTTCGGCGAGGCGATGGGCGAGGCGCTCGGTGCGGCCGACGAGGTGGTCGTGACCGACGTCTACCTCGCGCGGGAGGAGCCCGACCCCGAGATCACCGGCGGGTACGTCGCCCGCGCCGTGCCGCTGCCGACCGACCGGGTGGCCTACGTCCCCGACCTCGACGACGTCCCCGCCGAGCTGGCCCGTCGGGCCCGCCCCGGCGACCTCGTGCTGACCCTCGGCGCCGGCACGATCACCTCCGTCGGCCCGCGCGTGCTGGAGCTGCTGCCCGACCATGGCTGACCGGTCGAGCACCGACACCTTCGAGCGCACCCGCCGGCGGTTCGTCCGTCGCCGGCGGGCGGGTCGCCGACGGCGCTGGCGCCTCGTGCTGGCCGCCGTCCTGGCGCTGGCCCTGGTCGCCGGCGGCGTGTGGCTCACGTTCTTCTCCGACCGGCTGGCGGTCTCCGGGGTGGAGGTCCGCGGGACCGACTCGCTCAGCGTCGGCGAGGTCCGCGCGGCCGCGGACGTCCCGGAGGGCGAGCCGCTCGCGACCCTCGACCTCGGTGCCGTCGAGGCGCGGGTCTCCACGCTGGCCCCGGTGCGCAGCGTCGACGTGTCGCGCAAGTGGCCGGACTCGGTGCTCATCGAGGTCACCGAGCGCACGCCGGTGGCCGTGGTCTCGATCGGCGGCGTGTTCCGCGGCCTCGACGCCGAGGGCGTCGTCTTCAACCGCTACCGCCGCGCACCGGCCGGCCTGCCGCGGGTGGAGGTCGACGCCGACGTCGCCGACGACGCGCTGGTCGAGGCGGCCGCCGTGGTCGCCGCCCTCCCCGCGGACCTCGCCACCACCGTCGACCACGTCGAGGTGCGCACGGTCGACCAGGTCTCCCTCGAGCTGCGCGACGGGCGCACGGTCCGGTGGGGGAGCGCGGACGACTCCGAGCAGAAGGCCGAGGTCCTCGCCGGCCTCCTCGCCGCCCAGGAGGCGCCGGTGTACGACGTCTCCGTCCCTGGGCAGCCCACCGTCTGCACCCAGCCCCGGGTCTGCGGCGACTCCTGACATCTCGGGGCGTCGGGCCTCCTGAGGCGGCCGCGGCGCACCTTCCCGGGGCAGTCCCTCGCTCACCGGGGTAGATCTGCCCTGGTAAGCGTGAGAGTTCCCGGTCCACCGGGGACCCCTGCACGGCACCCCCGCCACGACGCCCCCCGCCACGACACCGCCACGACACCCGCCACGACACGCGCCACGACACGCGGCGTGTCCTCCCGGATGCAGGTCGGTCGGTTGCCTAGTGTCGTCGCCACGACGAGGTTGACATAACTATAACCCTCCACCTGAGGGTCAGAGTTGGGACACCACGTCGGACGAACTTCTCCAGCGGGCCAGCCCCGCACCGCACCGGACCGACCACCACCGAAAGGCGAAGCCGCCGTGGCAGCTGCACAGAACTACCTGGCCATCATCAAGGTCGTGGGCATCGGCGGTGGCGGCGTCAACGCCGTCAACCGGATGATCGAGGTGGGGCTCAAGGGTGTCGAGTTCATCGCGATCAACACCGACGCCCAGGCCCTCCTCATGAGCGACGCTGACGTCAAGCTCGACATCGGTCGCGAGCTCACCCGCGGCCTCGGCGCGGGCGCCAACCCCGACGTGGGTGGCCGGGCCGCCGAGGACCACGCCGACGAGATCGAAGAGGTCATCAAGGGCGCCGACATGGTCTTCGTGACCGCGGGCGAGGGCGGTGGCACGGGCACCGGCGGCGCGCCGGTCGTGGCGCGCATCGCCCGCTCGCTCGGCGCGCTGACCATCGGCGTCGTCACCCGCCCGTTCGCCTTCGAGGGCCGGCGTCGCGCCAACTCCGCCGAGGAGGGCATCGCCGCGCTGCGCGAGGAGGTCGACACCCTCATCGTCATCCCGAACGACCGGCTGCTCTCGATCAGCGACCGCAACGTCTCGGTGCTCGACGCCTTCAAGCAGGCCGACCAGGTGCTGCTCCAGGGCGTCTCCGGCATCACCGACCTGATCACGACGCCGGGCCTGATCAACCTCGACTTCGCCGACGTCAAGTCGGTCATGGCCAACGCCGGCTCCGCCCTGATGGGCATCGGCTCGGCGCGCGGCGAGGACCGTTCGGTGGCGGCCGCGGAGATGGCGGTCTCCAGCCCGCTGCTCGAGGCCTCGATCGACGGCGCCCACGGCGTCCTGCTCTCGATCGCCGGCGGCTCCGACCTCGGCCTGTTCGAGATCAACGAGGCCGCGGCGCTCGTCGCGCAGGCGGTGCACCCCGAGGCCAACATCATCTTCGGCGCCACCATCGACGACGCGCTCGGCGACGAGGTCCGGGTGACGGTGATCGCCGCGGGCTTCGACGGTGGCACGCCCAAGCGCCGCGACGAGGGCACGGTGCTGCGCCGCGAGCCGCGCCCGCAGCAGTCGCAGGAGGAGACCCGCAACGCCGCGCAGGCGCTCGCCAGCACCCGCCGCGACGACGCGCCCCGCGCCGAGGAGCGCCAGCCGGTGGCTGCCCGCCCGCAGCAGGCCGCGCCGGTCCAGCAGGCGGCGCCCGCGCAGCCCGCGGCCCGTCCCGCCCCCCGGCAGGTGCAGTTCGACGACGACGAGCTCGACGTCCCGGACTTCCTGAAGTAGTCCGCGGTGTTCGCCTTCCGTGCGACGCACGGCCCCGTCGGCCGCTCGGTGGAGCTCGCCTTCACCGACCGGTACGGCGGGGTCAGCGCCGCGCCGTACGACGAGCTGAACCTCGCGATCGAGGGTGACGACGACCCGGGGTCCCGCGCGGAGAACCTCCGCCGGGTGCTGGCCGACTTCGCCCCCGACGCGGCCCTGGCCGACCTGCGGCAG
This window harbors:
- the ftsZ gene encoding cell division protein FtsZ, translated to MAAAQNYLAIIKVVGIGGGGVNAVNRMIEVGLKGVEFIAINTDAQALLMSDADVKLDIGRELTRGLGAGANPDVGGRAAEDHADEIEEVIKGADMVFVTAGEGGGTGTGGAPVVARIARSLGALTIGVVTRPFAFEGRRRANSAEEGIAALREEVDTLIVIPNDRLLSISDRNVSVLDAFKQADQVLLQGVSGITDLITTPGLINLDFADVKSVMANAGSALMGIGSARGEDRSVAAAEMAVSSPLLEASIDGAHGVLLSIAGGSDLGLFEINEAAALVAQAVHPEANIIFGATIDDALGDEVRVTVIAAGFDGGTPKRRDEGTVLRREPRPQQSQEETRNAAQALASTRRDDAPRAEERQPVAARPQQAAPVQQAAPAQPAARPAPRQVQFDDDELDVPDFLK
- the ftsW gene encoding putative lipid II flippase FtsW, with the protein product MTTTANPPGTTRAPAPGSTEENDVGPSSRFAWFAAARDAMDRPLTAYYLLLGASGLLLTIGLIMVLSASSVYSFRVFDNSYAIVTRQLIWVALGLPAAWVASRLSTRWLKRLAFPAYLVALVLLLMTAFLGVTVNGNQNWLALGPVQIQPSEIAKLALVLWAASTYANKERRLDNLHQVMVPVVPGLLLATLLVVVGHDLGTALVFMAILLGLLWVVGAPARFFAFSLSILSVVAIFVASTSSERLGRITNFVDPFQDYHDKGWQPAHGLYALSTGGFFGQGIGASQQKWGDLPEAHTDFIFAVLGEELGLVGTLLVIGLFLTIAYAAVRVARDTADPFVRYCTFGIVVWLMGQMIINVGMVLALLPVIGIPLPLVSYGGSALLPSLVALGLLIGFARREPEAARALAHRKRDRGRSLVG
- the murG gene encoding undecaprenyldiphospho-muramoylpentapeptide beta-N-acetylglucosaminyltransferase — encoded protein: MRVLLAGGGTAGHTSPLLATADALKRLRPDIEITCLGTPRGLENRVVPEAGYPLELVPPVPLPRKPGADLLKVPVRLRDAVRATNDVLDRVRPDVVVGYGGYVSVPAYLAARRRGLPVVVHEQNALPGLGNKVGARVARRVAVSFPDTPLPRAEYVGLPIRRMISMLDRPALRAEARAFFGLDPDRPTLVVTGGSQGARRLNQSVSGAAAALGAAGVQVLHVVGPKGEAAPVATGTPYVVVDFVDRMDLALAAADLMVCRAGANSVTEAAASGVPTVFVPLPIGNGEQEHNARPVVDAGGALLVSDAAFTTEWVAATVPGLATDPERLAAMGAAASGLVPRDADEKLARIVLEVGGAA
- the murC gene encoding UDP-N-acetylmuramate--L-alanine ligase, which encodes MRVPVPDVVVPAEELGGVHFVGIGGAGLSAIARIMLARGIAVSGSDGVDSPTLDSLRAAGATVHVGHAATQVGDADTLVVSTAVREDNPEYLEAVRRGLRVLPRSTALASVMAGRRVVAVAGTHGKTTTTSLLTVALQVAGADPTYAVGGELAATGTNAAEGTSDLFVAEADESDGAFLHYSPYAAIVTNVDADHLDQWGTPEAYAEAFDRFADTVSPEGFLVCVVDDPGAAALAERQRAAGRRVVTVSTRPDAGADVGPDALAGVTLWSPGDHYLADALAALATGLALGHDRDALARGLASYTGTKRRMERKGEVGGVRVYDSYAHHPAEIVGDLQSGRALAGEGRLVVAFQPHLVSRTRIFGEAMGEALGAADEVVVTDVYLAREEPDPEITGGYVARAVPLPTDRVAYVPDLDDVPAELARRARPGDLVLTLGAGTITSVGPRVLELLPDHG
- a CDS encoding cell division protein FtsQ/DivIB, with protein sequence MADRSSTDTFERTRRRFVRRRRAGRRRRWRLVLAAVLALALVAGGVWLTFFSDRLAVSGVEVRGTDSLSVGEVRAAADVPEGEPLATLDLGAVEARVSTLAPVRSVDVSRKWPDSVLIEVTERTPVAVVSIGGVFRGLDAEGVVFNRYRRAPAGLPRVEVDADVADDALVEAAAVVAALPADLATTVDHVEVRTVDQVSLELRDGRTVRWGSADDSEQKAEVLAGLLAAQEAPVYDVSVPGQPTVCTQPRVCGDS